The following is a genomic window from Chryseobacterium sp. StRB126.
AGAGAAAGGACGATGTTTCTGCTGCTGAGTTTTATGACAGAGCCGGAATTATGGCTGAATTCGGAAAGATCATCTGCATCACCATCGGAATGGTGGAGAAGAATGAGACCTTAAAGATCAAAAGCTTCTCCGGGCATGATGAAAAGAAGATGCTTCAGGAATTTGGAGAGATTTTCAACAGTCCTAGGCTTTATAATGTGATTCTCTGCGCCCACAACGGAAAAGAGTTTGATTTCCCATGGATTGCGCGAAGATATCTCATCAACGGTATGCAGCCTCCTGCCCCATTCCAGATGTTTGGGAAAAAGCCCTGGGAGATTCCTCACATAGATACAATGGAACTTTGGAAATTCGGGGATTATAAAAGTTTTGTCTCATTGGAATTATTGGCTCATGTCTTTGGTATTCCCACTCCAAAGGATGATATCGACGGCTCAATGGTTTCATCAATTTACTACATAGAGAAAGACTTGCAGCGAATTGTTGACTATTGTGAAAAAGATGTCTTAACTTTGGCAAATATTTTCCGGCGTATGCGCCAGGAAGATTTGTTGAAAAGGAATATCAATTTAGATTAAAAAATGAAATTTACAGACGATCAAATTGCAGACATTGGTGAAGAAATCATCAGCGTGCTAAAAACCGTATACGACCCCGAAATTCCGGTAGATATTTACGAATTAGGGCTAATTTATGATGTACAGATCTCCGATGATGCTGACGTAAAAATTATAATGACCCTTACCACTCCCAACTGCCCGGTAGCAGAAACACTGCCTCAGGAAGTAAAGGATAAAGTAGCAGAAGTAGAACATGTAAATAGTGTTGACCTAGAACTTACCTTTGAACCGAGCTGGAATAAGGACATGATGAGCGAAGAAGCAAAATTTGAATTGGGAATGCTATAGGTCTTAAGCATTTTCTATACAGATAAAATTAATATTACCACTTTTACTTAGTAATCATGATAAAAAAGACAGGAGCAATACTCCTTGCTTTCTTAGGAATATATATGCTTTATTTAGGGTCTAAAATGCAGGCTCAACCTCCGTTTATAACCGGAATAGGATTTATAATTATATCATTGCCGCAACTCAGTAAAAAGTAATATAGAATTGAAAATATAAAAGGATGTCACCATATGACATCCTTTTTCTATCATTGAAACCTCATTCTAAGGTTATTTTTACAATTCTTTCGCAACTTCTTTTCCTTCTCTTCTGCTCCATTCACTCCACGAACCTACATAGAGATTTGGGATATTAAAGCCTGCATGAGCTAATGCTAAAATGGAATGACATGCCGTAACCCCAGAACCACAATGAATAATCAGGTTTTCAGGTTTATTTTGTAGTAATTGGGTGTATTTTTCTTTTAAAATTTCAGGGCTCAGGAATAATCCGTTTTCATCCAGGTTTTGAGAAAAAGGAATATTGATGGCCCCTGGAATATGCCCGGCAACCAGATCAATAGGTTCAGATTCTCCTCTATATCGATAAGCATCTCTTACATCAATGACTGTAGAAGAATTGCTTTTCAATTCATTTTCAACCTCTTCCAGATTTGAAACAGGTAGATCCCAGTTTTCTTTTTTAATTAACGGGGCTTTTTCAAATACCTCTTCTCCTGATGAAAACACCATATTATTCTTTTCTGCAGCCTGTACTCCGCCATCAAGAACCTGCACGTTTTCAAACCCAAAAGATCTTAACATCCACCATGCTCTGGCCGCAGCATTTGAGCCATTCTTATCGTCATAAACAACTATATGGGAATTTTCAGCGATCCCAAGGTTGGAAAGCGTTTCGGCAAATTTTTCAGGAGCTGGAAGCGGGTGTCTTCCTCCAAAGGCAGCATCTCCCCCTATTTCAGCTAAATCTTTATCCAGATCAATAAATCTTGCTCCTTTAATATGCTTTTCTAGGTAGTTTTGCTTTGCATCTTTCCCTGTTCTGGCATCTAAAACAAT
Proteins encoded in this region:
- a CDS encoding 3'-5' exonuclease yields the protein MIQNIPLEKILFLDIETVPQAGSWDDLSETDQHLWDKKTRFQRKDDVSAAEFYDRAGIMAEFGKIICITIGMVEKNETLKIKSFSGHDEKKMLQEFGEIFNSPRLYNVILCAHNGKEFDFPWIARRYLINGMQPPAPFQMFGKKPWEIPHIDTMELWKFGDYKSFVSLELLAHVFGIPTPKDDIDGSMVSSIYYIEKDLQRIVDYCEKDVLTLANIFRRMRQEDLLKRNINLD
- a CDS encoding SUF system Fe-S cluster assembly protein, whose amino-acid sequence is MKFTDDQIADIGEEIISVLKTVYDPEIPVDIYELGLIYDVQISDDADVKIIMTLTTPNCPVAETLPQEVKDKVAEVEHVNSVDLELTFEPSWNKDMMSEEAKFELGML
- a CDS encoding sulfurtransferase, translated to MKTHPITKNIDVSQNAIVLDARTGKDAKQNYLEKHIKGARFIDLDKDLAEIGGDAAFGGRHPLPAPEKFAETLSNLGIAENSHIVVYDDKNGSNAAARAWWMLRSFGFENVQVLDGGVQAAEKNNMVFSSGEEVFEKAPLIKKENWDLPVSNLEEVENELKSNSSTVIDVRDAYRYRGESEPIDLVAGHIPGAINIPFSQNLDENGLFLSPEILKEKYTQLLQNKPENLIIHCGSGVTACHSILALAHAGFNIPNLYVGSWSEWSRREGKEVAKEL